The Paroedura picta isolate Pp20150507F chromosome 2, Ppicta_v3.0, whole genome shotgun sequence sequence ATGGTGTGTGTGGATTGAAAGCATCCTGTTTAACTCTTGGAAGAATGCATGACCTGTGTCATTCAAGGTTCCATAGTCCTAGTTGCACTAGAGTACTACTAGTTCAAATTGTGCTAGAGTACCAGCAGCTCTGCATCTGTTTGCCTGCTAAATTCCATGCCTTTTCTTTTCTCCAGGGTGGTTGTGTGAGATGGCTTCTCTTCTTTCACTTTCTCTGGGCCCTACAATCCACTTCCTCTTCATGGAGAGGTTGCAGCCAATCATTAACCCTTCAAAATGTTTTAACCAGACATGAAAATGGGGCAGGAGGAGCCAGAACCAGGGACTCAAAATTAGAACACAAGTATGGAGTTCAATGAGATGAGAATGCGTGAAAGCGGTTACCTCAAAAGGGGGACACATTCGGCATTTCTTGCTCCAAtcaagctgtttttttcccccatttttttgACTGTGTCTCACAATTCTTATTGGAACACCCAATCTGTTTATGCTGGAGCCTTCTGCCCAATGGATTACCCTTAAAGCGCTCATGTATTTAGTGGATGATTTACCATTTGAATGGtaaaaagtgtcactggactctaaatttgttttgctgcttcagactaacatggctacccacttgtatTTACCATTTGCTTTATGGCCTGTATAAATTACTCTTAAGATAGGGATGGAAAACCTCAGGTACCTGGTTGCCTATGACTTGGAGACATTTTCCCAGCTGTACATTTTCTATGCTCAGACTATGTTGAAAGAAAACTGCATTTTACTGTAGTCCCACCCAGATGTCCTGAAGATGTAGACTTGAGCCTCTTAATTAAAGCTATTCCAGCTCCATACATGCAAGATCCTGTCATGCTTGTGACACTATACCCATAGCTATATGCCCATAGGCGGTTCCTTCTTCTGTATGAGAGTCAACATTCATGAGGCTCAAACTGCAGGCATCTATAGGTGGAGTCATAATACAGATACCCCTAGGTAAAAAAACTAATAGGTAACTGAACACCAGTTGCATTAAGATGTATAACTTGTACATAGGTATGTATTGCACTTCCTGAATATATTTCTCATGTGCTAGAAAAATGTTTGTCACTTTATatacctttaaaatatatttatgaatgatgttgtggttttcttcttttagtcACTTCCTGATAAGGGAGTGGCTGGAACATTCATTCCTTTCCCCTGGGCAATATTTTATGGGGTCCCTTGGAAGCTGGGAAAGACCCTCTGGTTTTCCCTTTCATGTTGTGGACTGGCTACTAAGTAAATAAAGCAAGACCTTCACAACTGCACAATCTTTCATTCTTCTTTGTGAAGATTCAAAGGAAAGGTGCTTAATCAAAGCTTCTCTCAACCCTGGCTTATATACCATCACTTGATGCTGTACAAAACCCAGGGGTGGTTAACAAAGTAGACTCCTGaataaaaacgttttttttttcactgaccTGGTGTGATGATTGTGACAGAGTACATGAAATAAACTGTTAACAATTTACCTTAGATTTCCCCCCCTCAGGCCTTCTTCCTGCTtcaatttaggggggggggaatgagctgTTTTTTAAGTTTATAAGAACCTTCCAGAAAGATAAAACTGTCCAACTGTGAACCACCCTCTTTAGTGTCTTGTAATTGGTAGCCTACTGCTGTTTAGTCAATGGGCAAGCAGTTGGGCTGTCAGGTAGAGGCTATATATTATCCCTCTGACACTTCTAAAAAGAGCAACAACTCACAAAGAACTAGTGAGGCCTATTTTTACAACAAGCACCTAAACCCCATGCCTGAATATCCCATCTCAACTCTCATTCCTCTTAAGTAGTCAAAAATTCTGCACACATTGTGATCTTGCATAAAATAACTAAACAGGCATCCACACTAGGACAGATTTATTCATCCAAAACCTATTAGCATAAcccaaaatattttctttatttgtacAGTCATTTGCTTTTCAAGGAAGCCCGTTGTTTAATCCATAAAGAACTTTTGGTTTCCTTTGATTAAGGCTATACAGCAGCCCATCTGTTGGTATCACAGTCAAAAGCCCCACCAAGCATTTCAAGCTTCTTATATTCGGTCTGGTAAAAAGAACTTTCCCCAATAGCGGCCCTTTAATTTCAAGTCATAGGGGCTCAGGTATTTCCTCATCCCTAGCATGTTGGATGTGATGATGCGTTCAAAAGTCCAAGGATTCTGGTTGTTTTGcctcctctcttcttccttgTCCCGCATCTCCTGTAAGGACTCTCGGCTGACTGCTATGGCTGGGAAAGGTAGCTTCTGGGCTACTTGGGTTAAGAAGTGCTCTACCTCACCAAATTGAACATACCCACCCACTTCTACTATGAGACGGCCTGCCTTCACCGCTGTCACATAATGGTCAATTGCACCTTTACCACCACCCATCCGCTGTCCCAGGCCTTTGCGAGTGATGGGCTTGTAAGGCGCAGGCACCCTCCAAACAGCAAACATCTTCCTGGGATTGAGATTACGGTTGATAGTCAAGCGTATCATTTCAAAGTGACCCCAGCGGAGGTAGCCACCACCCATAGCCTGTGGGCAAGGAAGAAAAACAACATGAGGCATGCAGTTCAGGGACAGGCAAAGATATTGTGCTCAAGAGCTCTGAAAGCAGCCCAAGGTAGAGATTCactcccctttccccaaatacAGAAGAAGTCACGACAGGAAGACTCAATGTCACACTCACCAGAATCCCGTACTGTCCTTCAGTGAATTCTGTTGCTTCTGTAGAGAAACCACGGATATCTCTTAAATTCTTGGGCTCACGCCTGACTATGGGTAAATTTGGAGCTCTCTCTACAAACTTTAGTTTGGGTTTTTCAGGAATTTTAATGCCTAGAAGAAAACAAGAAATTGCACATTCACCCTATATATATATTCAACCTATATATATGCTATGTATATGCATAAGTTCATTCGAGAGAAAGTGGTTTTTCTGGCATCTAGGCACAAGCCATATAAACTTTATAGACCTGAACTAATTGTACATAAAAAcgaactggaagccagtgtaccTTTTGTACCACTAGTGTAAGATGTTCATGGTAAACTCCCATCAATAACCTCATTACTGCACTTTGAACTACCTGAAATTTCTGAGTGGTTTTCAAAGGTAGCACAGCATACAATGCATTACCATAATCTAGCCTTGCTGTGACCAGACCAGAGTTCATACTCACTCCTTTCTTCAAGAGACTGACATTGGTAAAACTAGGATCATGGAGATTGGGGTACCTTGTTAAGGTAATGTGTATCCTGATCCTCATCTGGAAGTAAATCCCACAGGATTTTTACATAGGCTAGTTGAGGACTGCAGCAACAGTAGGGATTCCTCTTCTCTTTGGTCCCTGGGATTCATTTGAGCTATTACTTATGTTAAAACGGCATTCTGAGATTGTTTTATCTCTTTCTAGTGAAAATGTAGCTCAGATAGTAGCTAAATACTGTTTGTATTAAATACAAGTACAGTAGCAAAAATAACAATGTGGAATGCTGCTCCAAGTTTTCTGACATTTCTCTCCAGGTGTCAAATTGTATTTTCTCATGATATGGGCAAATCAGGGTCAGGGATGGAGAAAACTCAAATCTAGACCTGGTAAGATCACCAGTATACTGATATGGGGTGATCTTGCTTTGgcaaaaatgttcaaaaaattccttttaaaaagccatgtATATTAATGCATTTGCTACCAAAGACAGCTGGCCATCCTTGCATCTCTTCTGACATGACTGTATATTCATACAACACTATAGCATAGCATCACCAGCAAATGTTCCATTTACTATAGTGGGCAGCATGTTTAGCACATTTCATGTAACTTACATGCtgcggtcacttccagattagacttctgtaactttccctacgtgggcctacccttgtatcggaaatttcagctggtacaaaatgcagcagcacgggtcctcactgggtcatcttagagggcccatgcctagctgaggcagctgcactggttaccagtctgcttccgaaTCAAGTTCAGGGTACTTTAAGTCTATACGCAGTCTTGGTCTTACCTATCTGCccgaccacttatctccttatgctgcccccccccccccgcagggaccTTCACTCTGTATGATTTGTTGAGGATCCCAGGCcctgggaagcacacctggcctcaaacagagccaggaccttt is a genomic window containing:
- the MRPL16 gene encoding large ribosomal subunit protein uL16m → MIWGQLKPPRFRVSRKPVGPRKNFKSLLEKYALPLDYSGIKIPEKPKLKFVERAPNLPIVRREPKNLRDIRGFSTEATEFTEGQYGILAMGGGYLRWGHFEMIRLTINRNLNPRKMFAVWRVPAPYKPITRKGLGQRMGGGKGAIDHYVTAVKAGRLIVEVGGYVQFGEVEHFLTQVAQKLPFPAIAVSRESLQEMRDKEEERRQNNQNPWTFERIITSNMLGMRKYLSPYDLKLKGRYWGKFFLPDRI